A stretch of the Pedobacter sp. MC2016-14 genome encodes the following:
- a CDS encoding RagB/SusD family nutrient uptake outer membrane protein, producing the protein MKRIFTIIILLSSLLFNAGCKKWLDVTPQGQATQEELFKTEKGFKDALTGAYIRMKDGNIYGGSLMWGTIEYMACNWDASSSNTVIPQLKAGNYNDANVRTGFDNTYQTLFKVIADVNSILEKIEDKKPVFTASNYEIVKGESLALRAFCHFDALRFYGPMPTNPGAALILPYVKEVNKDIHPLLPYQEFIQNILADLDQAEALLRDIDPIRKYTIAELNPGTAVGTIPAQSDNYLQYRQVRMNYYAILALKARVYLWLAAMDSANKINATKYAKMVIDAMSPNGATTFRLGVESDRASQDYTMSPEHIMALSVYNLETIATNTFGQNGSVMKYDFSPFYYLTVLFPANESVSDIRFKDMWIPKSPIGTATSNDIMYRKFIQKAGALPESQVLQVPLLRLSEMYLIMTECAETKAAAEAVYTIYCASKGIPFISFNSADWLTDRRNKMVREYVREFYGEGQSFFCFKRLGVTTLPASWTATYYTGTPAKYVVPKPLREINYNNN; encoded by the coding sequence ATGAAAAGAATATTTACCATTATCATTTTATTGAGCAGCCTGTTATTTAATGCAGGATGTAAAAAGTGGCTTGACGTGACACCGCAGGGGCAGGCCACCCAGGAGGAATTGTTTAAAACAGAAAAAGGTTTTAAGGATGCGCTTACAGGAGCGTACATCCGTATGAAGGATGGTAATATTTATGGGGGCAGCTTAATGTGGGGAACTATTGAATATATGGCCTGCAACTGGGATGCATCATCCAGTAACACGGTCATCCCGCAATTAAAAGCAGGAAATTATAATGATGCCAATGTAAGAACAGGATTTGACAATACTTATCAAACACTATTTAAGGTTATTGCTGACGTTAATAGTATTCTGGAAAAGATAGAAGATAAAAAGCCCGTTTTTACAGCCAGCAATTATGAAATTGTTAAAGGTGAGTCTCTGGCCTTGCGTGCATTTTGCCACTTTGATGCCTTACGTTTTTACGGGCCTATGCCTACAAATCCCGGAGCTGCTTTAATTTTACCCTATGTTAAAGAAGTAAACAAAGATATCCACCCGCTACTTCCTTACCAGGAATTTATCCAAAATATATTGGCCGATCTGGATCAGGCCGAAGCATTGCTGAGGGATATTGATCCAATTAGGAAATATACCATTGCTGAACTGAACCCAGGTACCGCAGTAGGGACTATTCCTGCACAGAGCGACAATTATTTGCAATATAGACAAGTACGTATGAATTACTATGCAATTCTTGCACTTAAAGCTCGTGTTTATCTATGGCTGGCAGCTATGGATAGCGCAAATAAAATTAATGCAACAAAATATGCAAAAATGGTAATAGATGCAATGAGCCCCAACGGTGCTACAACATTTAGACTGGGTGTAGAAAGTGATCGTGCCAGTCAAGATTACACAATGTCACCAGAGCACATTATGGCTTTAAGTGTATATAATTTAGAAACCATTGCTACCAATACCTTTGGCCAAAACGGTAGTGTAATGAAATATGATTTTTCTCCATTTTATTACTTAACGGTTTTATTTCCTGCAAATGAAAGTGTATCTGATATCCGGTTTAAGGACATGTGGATACCAAAGTCGCCGATTGGAACGGCCACATCCAATGATATCATGTACAGGAAGTTTATTCAAAAAGCAGGTGCACTACCCGAAAGTCAGGTGTTACAGGTTCCTTTATTGCGCTTGAGTGAAATGTACTTGATTATGACTGAATGCGCAGAAACAAAAGCTGCCGCAGAGGCGGTTTATACCATTTATTGTGCAAGCAAGGGAATTCCTTTTATTTCATTTAACTCAGCAGACTGGCTTACCGACCGAAGAAATAAAATGGTTAGGGAATATGTACGTGAATTTTATGGTGAAGGCCAGTCCTTTTTCTGCTTCAAACGGCTGGGGGTAACTACGCTGCCCGCTAGCTGGACAGCTACTTACTACACCGGAACACCTGCAAAATATGTGGTGCCAAAACCTTTACGTGAAATCAATTACAATAATAATTAA
- a CDS encoding DUF4843 domain-containing protein, with amino-acid sequence MKRLIYFLTLILVVLVSSCTKTDYLLFNDAARVQLSDTATINNSFFYEPASVLKDTVYIQVNTIGNTTNKDREVKMVQVIEPGINNPAVAGVHYIAMDDPSLKNLMVVKGNKVTAMIPVVLLRDPSLKTNSFRLRLELVANDQFSLGEKQSRSRAILFSDRLERFYSWRNDTYTSTAFGVFGKYSTRKHQFMYDYLKVPIDEAWFQAALSIQATGNYRNLLKEALATFNNDPVNIANGTAPMRETSLASSAIVTFP; translated from the coding sequence ATGAAAAGATTGATCTATTTTTTGACACTAATTTTGGTAGTACTGGTTAGCAGTTGCACCAAAACAGATTACCTGCTTTTTAATGATGCGGCAAGGGTACAGCTAAGCGATACGGCAACCATTAACAATTCATTTTTTTATGAGCCTGCTTCCGTTTTAAAAGATACAGTATACATTCAGGTAAATACCATAGGAAATACAACTAATAAGGACAGGGAAGTAAAAATGGTCCAGGTAATTGAGCCTGGTATCAACAATCCGGCTGTTGCTGGAGTACATTACATTGCAATGGATGATCCATCTCTTAAAAATTTGATGGTCGTGAAAGGAAATAAAGTCACGGCTATGATTCCGGTGGTATTGCTTAGAGACCCAAGTTTGAAAACAAACAGCTTCAGGTTGCGTCTTGAACTGGTGGCTAACGATCAGTTTTCATTAGGGGAAAAGCAAAGCAGATCCCGTGCTATACTTTTTTCCGATCGTCTGGAAAGGTTTTATTCCTGGAGAAATGATACTTATACCTCAACTGCTTTTGGTGTTTTTGGCAAATACAGCACGCGCAAGCATCAATTCATGTACGATTACCTTAAAGTGCCTATAGATGAGGCTTGGTTTCAAGCTGCTTTAAGTATACAGGCTACCGGAAATTATAGAAATTTACTCAAAGAGGCTTTAGCAACATTCAATAATGATCCCGTTAACATTGCTAACGGAACTGCGCCAATGCGGGAAACCAGTCTGGCAAGTAGTGCCATTGTAACCTTCCCTTAA